In the Archaeoglobus neptunius genome, CACCTTCTTGAACCGTGATTTTTCCCCGCCAACAATTTCTGCCTCGCCAAAAATCTCGCTCAGAATCTGTAAAAGCTCTTTATTTGCTCTGCCCCCCCTGGGTGGGCTTTTAAGCCGTATTTCTATTGTTTTTCTCCACTGATTGTAGCCAAAACCAACGCTTTTTGAATTCGGTGTGACTTCCACACTCAGAACAGTCCACTCTCCTGCCTCGTTTAAGGCCTTCTCTATCATCCTCAGAAAACTCTATATTAAGCCTCTTAATCTTTTCCTCATGAAGGTCGGAATAATAGGAGCAAGCGGGTACACGGGTTCTGAACTTCTCCGAATTCTCGTCACACACCCCGAGGCGAATGTTACGGCAGCATCCTCAAGAAGATACGAGGGAAGGGAAATTTGGAGGATTCACAGATTTCTCAAGGGATTTTATGACCTGAAATTTTGCAGTCCCGATATTGACAACTTCACGGATTGTGATGTTGTGTTTACTGCCGTTCCTCATGGAGAGGCGATGAAGTATGTTCCCGATCTTCTGAATTCCGGAATTAAGGTTGTGGATATCTCGGCAGATTACAGGCTGGATAAGGAAACATACGAGAGAGTTTACGGAAAAGAGCATGTTGGTTATGTTGAGGCGGTTTATGGTCTGCCCGAACTTCACAGAGAAAAGATAAAAAGGGCAAACCTTGTTGCAAATCCCGGGTGCTACCCTACAGGCACAGTACTTGCTGTGGCCCCTCTTGCAAAACTTGAACTTGTTGAGAGGGTGGTTTTTGACTGCAAGAGCGGAATAACGGGTGCGGGGGATTCTCCGTCGGCCTTTACACACTATCCCAATCTTCACGAGTCGATAGTCCCATACAAGATTACGGCCCACCGGCATTACTATGAGATGGTCCAGGAGCTGGGAAAGCTTCAGAGCGACATAAGGATATCGTTCACACCTCAGGTGTTTCCGGGTTCAAGGGGGATTCTGACCAACGCTCATGTTTTTCTCAGGGGAGAGCTGGACAGGGATGAGTTATACAAGATTTATGAAAAATTTTACAGCAACTGCTTTTTCATCAGACTGCAGGAAGGTGTGAGCCTCTCTCAGGTTAGAGGTAGCAACTTCTGCGACATATCGATTCATCCTGGAGAAGACAGGGTAGTTGTGGTTTCAGCAATCGATAATCTTGTGAAAGGTGCCAGCGGGCAGGCTGTGCAGAACATGAATCTCATTACTGGCCTTGATGAGGAAACGGGACTAAAACTGCCACCACTCTTCCCCTGACTGGAGAAAATTTTTTAGACCGCCAGTAGATGAGATAAGGTATAAGGCAGGGAAAAGAGTATGACGGGTAAAGATGTGGTAACGATAAATGTTGGAAAAAATGGTGTAACGGAAAGCTTAATAAGCGAGATAAATCTCCTGCTTGAGAAACGTGGAGCTGTGAGGGTTAAAATGCTCAAAAATTTCAGGGAATCGTCTGGCAAGCATAAAAAAGAGCTTGCAGACGAGATAGCCTCTAAAGTTAAGGGGAGGCTTGTGGATTTCAGAGGATTCGTGCTAACCTTTGAGAGGTGAAGATATGGCGACAGTATATGATGTTCCGGCGGAATTGCTGATTAAGAAAGTTGCTGAAAAATTGAAAGACATGGTGGCCCCTCCCGAATGGGCGAAGTACGTTAAGACGGGTGTGCATAAGGAGAGAAGCCCCGAACAGGAAGACTGGTGGTATCTCCGATTAGCTTCAGTGTTCAGGAGAATCTATGTGGATGGGCCGGTTGGAATCGAGAGGCTGAGGACGTACTATGGTGGTAGAAAGAGAAGAGGATCAAAGCCTCCGAAGTTTAGAAAAGGGAGCGGTGCAATAGTCAGAAATGCACTTCACCAGCTTGAGCAGCTCGGCTTTGTTAAGAAGACAAGGGAGGGGAGAGTTGTTACGCCAATGGGAAGATCATTCCTCGATAAAGTGGCAACAGA is a window encoding:
- a CDS encoding DUF167 family protein, which encodes MIEKALNEAGEWTVLSVEVTPNSKSVGFGYNQWRKTIEIRLKSPPRGGRANKELLQILSEIFGEAEIVGGEKSRFKKVRVRARKEEVIEKLESLL
- the argC gene encoding N-acetyl-gamma-glutamyl-phosphate reductase; this translates as MKVGIIGASGYTGSELLRILVTHPEANVTAASSRRYEGREIWRIHRFLKGFYDLKFCSPDIDNFTDCDVVFTAVPHGEAMKYVPDLLNSGIKVVDISADYRLDKETYERVYGKEHVGYVEAVYGLPELHREKIKRANLVANPGCYPTGTVLAVAPLAKLELVERVVFDCKSGITGAGDSPSAFTHYPNLHESIVPYKITAHRHYYEMVQELGKLQSDIRISFTPQVFPGSRGILTNAHVFLRGELDRDELYKIYEKFYSNCFFIRLQEGVSLSQVRGSNFCDISIHPGEDRVVVVSAIDNLVKGASGQAVQNMNLITGLDEETGLKLPPLFP
- a CDS encoding YhbY family RNA-binding protein, coding for MTGKDVVTINVGKNGVTESLISEINLLLEKRGAVRVKMLKNFRESSGKHKKELADEIASKVKGRLVDFRGFVLTFER
- a CDS encoding 30S ribosomal protein S19e → MATVYDVPAELLIKKVAEKLKDMVAPPEWAKYVKTGVHKERSPEQEDWWYLRLASVFRRIYVDGPVGIERLRTYYGGRKRRGSKPPKFRKGSGAIVRNALHQLEQLGFVKKTREGRVVTPMGRSFLDKVATELKSELVSEIPALEKY